Below is a genomic region from Xiphophorus hellerii strain 12219 chromosome 17, Xiphophorus_hellerii-4.1, whole genome shotgun sequence.
tgagtgggtgagcagagaggggggggagaaggaggaagggaaccagtcgctccgtctccagtcgatgttgtatcagctgcttttgaaactgtttgtttctgataagCCGACGGTTTcttcctagtcagaaatccttgagcctgttcttctgaagcgatgatcacgttgctgtccttgttgataaagtgaaaaagatttgcagtgagcagctttatcccatgtttattaagattccGTCCGCttcttccaaaaaggtgaaagcgctgccaatagatccagaggttatcgatgaaggtcactgagctggcagagcaggttttaatcagccatttgtttatcatgtccagcctggagtgtttttcgtctccccattgaggtgatggaattggaccactgagaaataacttcatttttaactttcccatagtTAAAATGGGAAAGTTAACTATATTCTTCTTTAATAttcagaagaatattaaagtccatttttagaatctcagatttctgctttgccacatcgttggctccaacatgcacaactaaggactcaatatctggctgatcagcggTTAGCGAAAGAACTTTAcaagttaaatcagatacagtgtcaccaggaaaagaaatcactctcgttttcttgggattgcaaacgtgactgattccatttactgcctcatctccaacaataagcactcttggcatacctttcgttttcctggtagccgctttgtcctttggagctttggggggtggatgtgttggtcttgcctcattgttgatgtttgaaagcgaggtttcactcagaggctcaggctggagtacagaaaatctgtttttcagtgggattcccacagagttagaatgttttgaggctcgggctggtcgctctgtccttgggagcggcgtcggtggaaccgttttggttgcagctgcttgtttgtttttctttggtggagcagttgttgaggttgaaggtgggtttcggctcagagccggccacgctgattcgtccaggtgaggggttctccctgtcagttgcctcatcggatctgcggtgtgagacttttgctttggcttggcacccagagcgttccagggtgagctgcttgatgcgaggcgtacaacctctccgttgatttgaggaagagttgtctgatttccacagttagcgttgatttcaaagttcacctccagctgtttgatcttcatttctatagactgaagtcgttgtataatactgctaatgttCTTGGGGTCGGCGGGAGGCATTTTAtcctggttcaacttggagatgaagaaaagtaaggtaaaaataaaagtaagaaaatcccccagtccttaggtttgtagtaatccagttatgatgttgaaaatgtgaatataactataaaaactgtcactttaaaaatagctcaggCAAAGTTATCAGCAAAGACGGGAGAGAGCAGGACAAGCTGTTCGTCCTTCAGCTGCCAGTGCGCAGCTCCAAAACATCGATATTATTTCCATTGCAAAAAAATTGTTGTatgctaaattaaaatgtagGCTGAATTTAAAGATTAATTGAAATAGTACTAAAATGTAAATCTAATAGGGGTATGAATCATTTTGGACATAACTGTGCATACCTATTGGACAATCTTCTCATTATAATTGTGATGGTATACATACAAGCACTGCAAATTGAGAAATATTGTATTTGAtaaatactatttttttctgtttattaataaTAAGTATGTATGTTAAAACTGTAACATACTGAAGCACTTTCAACTAGAAATTAGAATAGTTATTGGTCTTTATGTTGATGGTCTATATGAGAGCGTAGATTTACACACATTGCTTCATCACACACACCCCACCCCACAAACACAGCGTCAGGGTGAGGGATGAAGTGGGATTTAggctaaaaatgattttgaactGATTTACTTTATGAAGTAAATGAGTTTACTACAAGAACTTTAAGGAAACTTGATAAATAAAGTGGTGTGTTGCAGCTCACCTGGCTGCAGGTAGTCTCCACTCTGTGTAAGCCGTAGGAGAAATCATCAGCCAGAGAGACGGACTCCTCCTTCAGCAGGTCGAAGAAGGACGGCCAGCCTACACACGGTTTGTTTAAGAACACAAGAGGAATCTTGGGATAAAAACCTCCACCTCCTTCCACATTACATTTCACACTTCTGTCTTTATCAACATATGGCATATTAATACCATATATCTAGAATAATGAGTCACATATGACACCTGAGGCTTCACAACAAGGCTCCATTAGAGCTCCAGCTTGTTTTATATGAATCAGATTCAGTTATTgagcagtaaaataaataactacaGATGGAAATGAGGGAGTTCAGACAGTTAGACAGAAATCTGACAGAAGTTCTACTCACCTGATTGTGAGTCAAATTTAGAATCTGAGctgtaaaaggaaacaaaaatagcTCATATATAGCAATGGTATTGTTTTGTCTTATGATcttttgttacaaaaataatCCTCTGATTTAACTGATTTTTTATAACTGTACTGTGAGCTTTAATCCGTCTGTTGGGCAAGCACAAACACATGGGCAGTCAGGTGTGGTGTACAGAGCTCCTCACCTGAAGAGAGGGCCCCCACAGACAACACAGTGATAGGTTCCCTCATCTTTATGGTATGTGAACTCCCCAGTAAAGGCACTGTGGGAAAGGaagtattaataaataataacagcACAAAATGATTCAGTAGTTAGTAATGTGGTACCAAGCACTGTAGGATTATTATCAGGCTAATATAATATAATCAGATTCTACTTCCACCCTGTGCTTCACCCAATTGCAAAATATCTATTGGAATAAAATTCAAGCACGCAGTGAAACATGAGATCTATTCCAGggcaattataaaataaaaaaaagactgatttGTGACATGGCAGAGAACCAAAGCTCTATCTTCCCGACCTCTCGGTTCCTCTCTCCTGAGTGACATGGAACTGCTTTGGGGTGAGGCGTTTCCTCAGTTCCTCCTGAGGGAAACTCACTGGCCAGGTCTTCTTACTCCTGCAGGCTCCTGCGAATGAAGACAGGAAAAAAGTTCACTACAGATTTCTTCTGAAGCCCCAGAAGAAGAATCAATATGTGATTTGCTTATCTaactacagtacagaccaaaagtttggacacaccttctaattcaatgggttttctttattttcatgactatttataaggcaagaaatcccacttattaacctgacagggcacacctatgaagtgaaaaccatttcaggtgactacctcttgaagctcatcaagaaaatgcagagtgtgtgcaaagcagtaatcacagcaaaaggttgctactttgaagaaactagaatataaggggtattttcagttgttttacatttttttgtttagtgcatatttccacatgtgttattcatagttttgatgccttcagtgtgaatctacaatgtcaatagtcatgaaaataaaggaaactcattgaattaaaagctgtgtccaaacttttggtctgtactgtatatataaagcATCACACACTgaatcttatccactgatcaGCCGCAAACTGAAAACCTTCTGCTGAGAACACCTGCTGGGACGCTGGCAGCAGATCTTTATAAGATGCGAGTTTGTTGTTCACATGatcaacttttccacatttatcACTTTAGAAGTacaaacttaaacatattttatttagaacttGGGTGATAGCCTAACAAGAAATTGTTTATTGatatgaagtggaagaaaaataatacctTGGAATCCAAAGctttttacctttaaaaatctgaaaagtgtgatgtgtaggggtgtgtgtgtgtgtgtgatttcagGCCCCTTAATGCTAAAATCCCAATATAAAACTAAGTGCAACTAATTGTCTTCCGAATGCAGTAGGtgtcaaaatgtaaaacctcAGCAGGATGAGCAATGGgtacaccacacacacacacgcacccccacacccacGCGCTACATGAGGTGTGTGTTTCTGTAGGTCTGCAGCAGACTGCAGGCTAACCATGTTTGGATCAAGAATTTCATGTTATTTCTGACATTGTTGCATTAGGATAAAACTATGTTGTTCATTGGTTTCCAGATGTGGCtgatcagtaaataaaaaaaatagccatAATGTTACAATTGGTCTTGCACTAGAGATTTTTATCACTTCCTTCAACCTGcacatagacattttttatatacattgcAGTGTTGTGAACgtcctattaaaaaaaactaaacagaaatttaaaaaatgtgcagctAGACAATTATTTAAGAAAGTGACTTGGTGCATGCAAGCTGCAGCAAAGCCAGGCAGTTCATTACGCAGCTGAAAGTTTGGTCTAGTTAAAGGTTGACCTCACCAGTAAACGCtgaatttaaaagtaaataaagacCACCTTCCCTGTAGCCACTATTGAAGTGTAATGTTTGGATCCTAGGCCAGACAAGTCAAAAGCAACATCACATGGTTTAAGAGGACAGCAGGGTAATAAGAGCAATACagtttcacaaacaaaatctgcTGTCCATACAAACTGTACTTTGGCTTTACATCATGGGAGGCAGCatccaaaatgttaaattagatGGCTTATGCAATCAGAAGTATCTACAATGATGACAATTATACTGCCTttagcagtgttgtatagtaacgaagtaaaaatacttcactactttacttaagtatattttggagtacttcatactttcctggagtatgaaaatttttgatgactttcacttttacttcactatatttccgaacttaattgcgtacttttactccgatacattttcaatgtgtggtttagttactcgttacaaaaaagcgagagagagaaacgcaagtgttttgacccacctactgattagcaagtagcaagtaggctaccgaacaaagtccgtagcctgcttgcctgggcttgttcatcaccaccaataggatacttcttcttcttcttcttttctattatggcggatcacaagcaactttaaggtgcataccgccacctactgtacatgagtgtgtagaagcattacttcatatctattaaattctactttttaattttgtattcttaagataaataaacaatgctttccttaatttgtgaatatctgttatgtttccttcatttcctaatatacctttaagattccattcatgccccatatctctaactattctctttaattcttccctttcgagttcatttgacttacagttcatcaatatgtgttctacattttctttctctccacatctctcacatttatcattatttttcctccctattttataaagcatgtcatttaagtaggtatgacctactcttaatctactaattattatttcttctcttctgtttcgttcattaatgcttcgaattcaaactgacttttgtacttcatataatcttcttcctttcttatcttcattccacattttttgccatttcttgatttctttacttttaattaggatacacctgtttcgcttctcccattaaacacaaagcaagtctcgcaatcagtagcagtcacatggaaattctatcttacaaaaactccccgtccaacttgaagaaacacatcgaggtaacttcttatgaaatggttataatcctcctgtgtCAGTAACTATAgtttggtcactaggcactactgtattgtgaaatcttgaccataaatgaactttgtttggcattgtttcagttccacacgtggtgtatttagcttaggcctaatgttgactgtagcaggctacctagactcctctgttcaaggggggacagaagccatagcgatagcaatttagactaaatttaacgaatataggaaaggcatgcaagttcaaaaccaggtttacagatgccaataagctgcatttccctcccaattcttttttccttttgcataatgaccagttgtgtgcaccacctactgactgtagcattgactgattcactgatttgtgaagtagagtaatcgtcacagctctttttcttcatgttggccgcattttctgtactatttatttttctcattttcagcactgaccttacttgaagggaaaacttgaggcttacaaaaactttgtattttctgtcctggagggtatactaagaagctggttcagttgtaaagcaggttaagttaaccttgtgctataggtaaagcacctaattttcttaactaaatgatgcctgcaggtatatctattagcaggtttaattttgcctgcacttggttgtgtacattattttaagtgtatttgacaagtttaccaaaatataaaaaatgtcattcaaactgcatttgctttgttttactttttacttgtacttttcattacattacttgagtacatccatttttacagtaatttccatacttaagtacaagaagtttcaaatactttaagacttttactcaagtaacatttcagtcagtgacttcgacttttaccaaagtcatattttggagaggtacttgtacttttacttgactctgagatttcagtactttatacaacactggccTTTAGTTCCTGTTTAAACAGTGTGTTCTAAATGTGACTTACATTCTGCTTCCAGAACTCCCTCCCTGGACCTTCCAGGTCCCCTCCAGGGTCCCTCCAGGGCCCTATACAGTGCCCAAGCTAGAGCCAGGATACCCAACCCTCAACTCCAAGACCTCCACTGTGAGAGGTTTGAACTGTTCCCACCGGAGAATGTCAGGAAGATGCTAAATCCGCCCATGTAGTTCCTCTGGATGCACAGGAATCCAGAAGACCTACTCAGTGTTCCTACAGAGTCAacattcacagatttttctgaatAACGTAACTCCAAATTATCTGTGGAGAATCTGCCTGTTAAGATTTTTTCATAGCTCATATCTACAATcttctaaagaaaatgcaatatCCAATATTCAGACAAGGTTCATAATTACATCAGTCTTCAAAAATTTGACCAATCTTTCTCTCCATTTGATAGGAATAGACTTCCCAAAAGATAATGAAAAGTGGGATTCCTTGTAGTTGAAGTACCGGCAATGTTACACAGGTGTTAGTATCCAGAACCAGGCAACTCTCTCTGCCCTTTGGGCCCCAACACCAAGCTGAACTACCTCAGAGATGTGGCCAACCCCGACTCTTCGGGACAGGGTTAGTCAGCCAGGTGGAGAACATCCTCAAAGCAGTCTTTGTTTCATCATACAAGATCAGGCTGTAGCCTATACTGGTGAAGTGATAGTAAAAGAAAGTTTcaaaaaattctaaaaacaaaatatcttatGTGCTGGCACAATCACAAGCGCTATTTGAATCCTAAAAGAACATATAATGtatgtacaaaatatttaaatcacgTGACTAAAACCTCTGATTCATACTAAGAACAACTAAAACCTAAAGTACACCAATACTGGGTTTTACCCAAATTTTAACTGTCTTGACATGCATCtctgtcaaaatgaaaacagagaaaatccaCTGGttcttctcattttattttatattggtATTATATGTGGTTGTCTTTTCCTGCAGACTGGATGATGGGCTGCAGGTCCTGCTGCAGTATGAAGCATGCTGCTCCCTTGGGGTTTCTGACTCTTTCTGCAGAGATATGGTCAATGCCAGAGACTGAAGTACAGCCCGGACTTTCTTCTGCAATTCTCCAGTATATTTAGCTTTCGACTCCACCAGCAAACCTGACAAATTGTCAAGTCAACCCAGATTCATTCTGCCAGTCTTGCAAAAAACATAGTCTCTAAGGAACAAACCTGACTCAGATAAAACCCCTTCCTTGTTGCTCAgctttttccatgtttcctctGCTGTTTTGATGATTCATCTTTGGTAGAGCTCTCCAAGCCTCTGAGTTTGGAGGCCCTCCTTGCAATCACCCTAATCTTTCGCTCCCTCCTTATTCTTGGATCAGATTCAAGTTGGCAATTTTAAAGGTCTCTGCCTGTACGTACACGCTCTTCAAATTGTATAATTAGTTagacaaatatggaaaatgttttacaaagtcAACTGTTAGTCTAGGTGCTGATTAGTGCCGGGTTAGTGCCAGAAAAAGTTCAGCATTGAATGGCGTTGATGGTTCTAGAACAACtagtttaacattttgtctGAATATTTGGAAGATGCTAGTTTGTGATTGTTTACAGTCAGAACTTGGATCAATATAGCTGGTCACTTCTGATTTTAGAGGCTGTTCTTGTGCAGACATTCATCTCTATCAATTTGTCAAGAGGCCAAAAGACATCAGTTACCAtctaaatatttactgttgCCTTAAATTAAGCCTGAAACTAGACTTTGTCcaaacaataaattataattgaAATGCAGCAAATGAGTAAAATTGCCTTGCGTTCTTATTCAGCTTTTTAGATTCTtaaattgtttgattttctttaatcAGGATCTTTTAATGTTGAAGGATTCAGggcaaaaaaatccaaatctaACAATTAACCTTGTCGGTTCATTTAGACTTGGTTTGGTGAACAAACAGGTAAGATCTCTGTTCTCTGAAACGACCAATTAAAAGCTAGAAATGGTTAGTTCAGATCAGTCTGAttagaaaacaaaccaaaacacagcACACCACTCCAGCAATGCGTTAACGTGTTAATGCGAGGGAGAGCCAATCAGACACACAGCACGCAGTCAGTGGACCTGAGGGGAGACTGCAGGACCTCAGAGGCACAGGCTGACTCTTGGTTATTAGATGCAGCAGATTGAAGCCCGACATGGTTGCTGGAGAAAAGGCAGAGCCCAACACAGCACTAGAATCAACCTGCCCTCAGCAGGGCCACAACCCAGGTCTGGACTGGATGAGGGACAGAATGACAAGGGAAAACAGGATCATGAACAGCATTAGAAACCAAAACCAGGCTGCTGGATCACTGAAATCCACAGTGTTGATGAAGGTTCTGAAGAGGATTGGTTAAAAAGGACACAGAAAATGGTACAGTCACTTATTTGTTCATGGTTTACCATGAAGATTGATTCTGTTTCCAGGCTTTGTTGATCTTACCTTCTCACTTCCAGCTATGGTTTGGTCATCATTCAGTGGAAACGTACACAACGGTTGGCAGCAGCAGTTTTTGTGCTGACAATGCATTATTGTGCAGACTTATCAGATCCAagttcaaaaataactttttaaaagttttctctAAGAAATCTTCTCATCATAAAATGAAAATCCTTGGAGTCCAATAAAATTGCGTTTACATGCTTACAAACACTGATCAGGAGATTCAATCTGCTTTGGTTGTGAATTGGCTCAATATGAATAAGATGAATTGAATATTAGTTAAAGAATGTATTCTACCTTAACAGCTGTATCTATTATAGCTCTCTCTTCTGTGAACCATAATTAAATACTTAACTTAATTTTTGGTCAATAGGACTAAATATTGGATTGTAGTTAAAATTGATATATAAATTTTGTCCGTTTCTGTCAACTATAACTgcacatttgttgttttttgtttgtttttttgatgaTGATCTAATCTTTGTAATTGTtaatcaaaaaattaaaaaataatagcaATTCATAAAATGGAGTATGATTGTATATGTTGggaaaaaacagagcagaaagctGGTTACCTTTTGGCTCCTTTAAGGTAAAGTATTTACTTCATCTccttattttgatgttttactgTAATCTGATGCAGTGCGACCTTCTGCTGAGCTCTGCCTGGGAAAATGATACTTCAGATTggtgccaaaataaaaaataaagtttggaaagagaaaaatgtagatatttactgaaacgtttggtaacaatttatttgacaggttgggaataagactgtcatgacaccgtcataaacgtgacataacacctgtcatgaacatgagtaagtcttcatgaatatttatgactgttgtcataaagtgtcattcggtaaatcatgacacttttaatacaaagttgacattattcaaaatgtctttgttatgacaacttgacattaaccaagaaatcatgatctgacataaatttgttataaaagtatggttcctattttagaaatatttaagaTTCCCCAGCTCTACTCCTGATTCTCAGCACCGGCTGGTCGGAGCTTCAACTAGGAAAactatttcatgttttaatattgtcattttagaCTGTTATGTAAAAGTATTACAGTCCACATTGTTGTAAACAAAGAGCATATTTTCGCACTTAAATCTATTACTCTACCTAGAACAGCTGCAGGCAGAGCAGAGGGGTAGGCTGTGTTGCTGGCTTGCCCAAGGGTACGATGCAAGGCCAAGAGGAGCCCATGTCTAAGGAAGACAGCCATAAACCTGTGACGCTACAGACAGAGAGATACTGATCACTTCTGAGACATTAGACAGGAAAAAGAACTGAAGTGTTGCAAAGCAGATTTCTTTTCCCCTCACTGTGTTCATATACACTAATAGGTCAGTCCTGTAATCTACCAAAGCTCATCAACACCATGAGATACTAAACTGAAGTATGAATCATTTTCCCAGAAAAGCTCAGCTGTGAGATTTTTACATGCACCCACAATCAGACGATTGGGAAGCATCCATTCAGTGGCTTTCTCATCACAATATAAAGTTGTtgggtaaattgtattattagtattatcaaatattcgttgtatcatgtagccttgtagttacatttagataatgtttctatgtgctaaataactttgattccttCCTGTGACTTCCTTGAGAAAGCCAGCAGTGAAGCGGAGACAACTCTtctagcagagtttattgtccagcaataaactctgctctcctgtgtgaTATACAACTTGTTTTACTCAATGCCGGCCGTGTCTGGTACTCACTGGAGCAGAGGGATTTAGAgtgtagataacatgtgtctaaaTAGTAAAAGTCATTAGCGCTGCAACTATGTGATAAATTGTTTTTGCCCCTCCCCTGATGAAGTTGCAAGCGCCCAATGTGCGAGGGTTTCTGagagtaataaaaagagaggagcggacagatg
It encodes:
- the msrb3 gene encoding methionine-R-sulfoxide reductase B3 isoform X3, with protein sequence MSGFNLLHLITKSQPVPLRSCSLPSGACRSKKTWPVSFPQEELRKRLTPKQFHVTQERGTESAFTGEFTYHKDEGTYHCVVCGGPLFSSDSKFDSQSGWPSFFDLLKEESVSLADDFSYGLHRVETTCSQCGAHLGHLFDDGPKPTGKRYCINSASLAFQATGPAEGGASASSGAATGGKVDL
- the msrb3 gene encoding methionine-R-sulfoxide reductase B3 isoform X2; the protein is MAVFLRHGLLLALHRTLGQASNTAYPSALPAAVLGACRSKKTWPVSFPQEELRKRLTPKQFHVTQERGTESAFTGEFTYHKDEGTYHCVVCGGPLFSSDSKFDSQSGWPSFFDLLKEESVSLADDFSYGLHRVETTCSQCGAHLGHLFDDGPKPTGKRYCINSASLAFQATGPAEGGASASSGAATGGKVDL